GTTAATGACTCGCATGGTATACACTCGTATTCTTGATCAACGTTCAATTTCATTGAACCGTCAAGGTCGTTTAGGTTTCTATGCACCAACTGCTGGGCAAGAAGCTTCTCAAATCGCTTCACATTTCGCATTAGAAAAAGAAGACTTCATTTTACCTGGGTACCGTGATGTGCCTCAGTTAATTTGGCATGGTCTTCCACTATATCAAGCGTTCTTATTCTCTCGTGGTCATTTCCACGGTAACCAAGCGCCAGAAGGTGTAGATGTACTTTCTCCACAAATCATCATCGGTGCACAAATCGTGCAAACTGCTGGTGTGGCACTAGGTCTTAAAAAGCGCGGTAAAAAAGCAGTAGCGATCACTTATACAGGTGACGGCGGAGCTTCACAAGGTGACTTCTACGAAGGTATGAACTTCGCAGGTGCATTCAAAGCTCCAGCAATCTTTGTTGTACAAAACAACCGCTTTGCAATTTCAACACCAGTTGAAAAGCAATCTGCAGCACGTACAATCGCTCAAAAAGCAGCGGCTGTTGGTATCCCAGGCGTTCAAGTAGACGGTATGGATG
The genomic region above belongs to Priestia megaterium and contains:
- the pdhA gene encoding pyruvate dehydrogenase (acetyl-transferring) E1 component subunit alpha gives rise to the protein MAAKTKKAIIDVSKQLDKIAEQYQTFQILNEEGEVVNKSALPDLSDEKLKELMTRMVYTRILDQRSISLNRQGRLGFYAPTAGQEASQIASHFALEKEDFILPGYRDVPQLIWHGLPLYQAFLFSRGHFHGNQAPEGVDVLSPQIIIGAQIVQTAGVALGLKKRGKKAVAITYTGDGGASQGDFYEGMNFAGAFKAPAIFVVQNNRFAISTPVEKQSAARTIAQKAAAVGIPGVQVDGMDALAVYVAVSEARERAVNGEGPTLIETLTYRYGPHTMAGDDPTRYRTAELDTEWEKKDPLVRFRKFLEAKGIWNEEEENKVIEQAKEDIKQAIKKADDYPKQKVTDLMEIMYETMPSNLQEQYEIYKEKESK